Proteins co-encoded in one Streptomyces sp. JH34 genomic window:
- a CDS encoding AIM24 family protein, protein MPFREINSKMVEAQVEPGQKMYSQRGAMLAYRGDVSFTPNIQGGQGGLASMIGRRVANEATPLMTVEGSGTVMFGHGGHHIQVIELAGDTLYVEADRLLAFDGTLRQGTMFMGSQGGVMGMVRGQVTGQGLFTTTLGGHGSVAVMAHGGVVELPITPGRPVHVDPQAYVAHHGDVTNKLSTALGWRDMVGRGSGEAFQLELSGSGAVYVQASEEKL, encoded by the coding sequence ATGCCGTTCCGTGAGATCAACTCGAAGATGGTCGAGGCCCAGGTGGAGCCCGGCCAGAAGATGTACAGCCAGCGCGGCGCGATGCTCGCCTACCGCGGCGACGTCTCCTTCACCCCGAACATCCAGGGCGGTCAGGGCGGCCTGGCGTCGATGATCGGCCGGCGGGTGGCCAACGAGGCGACCCCCCTGATGACGGTCGAGGGCAGCGGCACGGTGATGTTCGGCCACGGCGGACACCACATCCAGGTGATCGAGCTGGCGGGCGACACCCTCTACGTGGAGGCCGACCGGCTGCTCGCCTTCGACGGGACGCTCCGGCAGGGCACCATGTTCATGGGGTCGCAGGGCGGGGTGATGGGCATGGTGCGCGGCCAGGTGACCGGACAGGGCCTGTTCACGACGACGCTGGGGGGCCACGGCTCGGTGGCCGTGATGGCGCACGGCGGGGTCGTCGAGCTGCCGATCACGCCGGGACGGCCGGTGCACGTGGACCCGCAGGCGTACGTCGCCCACCACGGGGACGTGACCAACAAGCTGTCCACCGCGCTCGGCTGGCGCGACATGGTGGGTCGCGGTTCCGGCGAGGCCTTCCAGCTGGAGCTCAGCGGCAGCGGAGCGGTGTACGTCCAGGCGTCGGAGGAGAAGCTGTGA
- a CDS encoding AIM24 family protein codes for MSTPVVFDPMTLPSDDNVNAYTFCVELKGSQWFLQKGKMIAYYGQIEFDGIGHGRFDRLIRTSFHSPLHASDWVVAEGSGKMLLADRAFDVNSFDLADGNLTIRSGNLLAYQPTLALKQSIVPGFLTLIGTGKFVAASNGPVVFMEPPLRVDPQALVGWADCPSPCHHYDHGYMTGVMGGLRSLTGIGGTSGEEHQFEFVGAGTVLLQSTEVLMPEQATGGVPHEPGVPGGGPGAGQHGSTPRMPGQLGDLQRRFGL; via the coding sequence GTGAGCACACCGGTGGTTTTCGACCCGATGACGCTGCCGTCGGACGACAACGTCAACGCGTACACCTTCTGCGTGGAGCTCAAGGGGAGCCAGTGGTTCCTGCAGAAGGGCAAGATGATCGCCTACTACGGGCAGATCGAGTTCGACGGCATCGGACACGGACGCTTCGACCGGCTGATCCGCACGAGCTTCCACTCCCCGCTGCACGCGAGCGACTGGGTGGTGGCCGAGGGCAGCGGCAAGATGCTGCTCGCCGACCGGGCCTTCGACGTGAACTCGTTCGACCTGGCGGACGGCAACCTGACGATCCGGTCCGGCAATCTGCTGGCGTACCAGCCGACCCTCGCGCTGAAGCAGTCGATCGTCCCCGGCTTCCTGACCCTGATCGGCACGGGCAAGTTCGTCGCCGCGTCCAACGGACCGGTCGTCTTCATGGAACCGCCGCTGCGGGTGGACCCGCAGGCACTGGTGGGGTGGGCCGACTGCCCCTCGCCGTGCCACCACTACGACCACGGCTACATGACGGGCGTGATGGGCGGACTGCGCTCGCTGACCGGGATCGGCGGAACGTCGGGCGAGGAGCATCAGTTCGAGTTCGTCGGGGCGGGCACGGTACTGCTCCAGTCGACCGAGGTGCTGATGCCCGAGCAGGCGACCGGTGGCGTTCCGCACGAGCCGGGCGTACCGGGCGGCGGACCGGGGGCGGGTCAACACGGCTCCACACCCCGCATGCCCGGTCAGCTGGGGGACCTTCAGCGTCGCTTCGGGCTGTGA
- a CDS encoding MarR family transcriptional regulator: MEMTETATRWLTDAEQCAWRTHLDVSRLLTHQLERDLQPFGLTMNDYEILVNLSESDDQRMRMSDLAAATLQSKSRLSHQVTRMENAGLVRREHCESDRRGLFAVLTDVGGDTMRKVAPHHVESVRRHFMDLLSPDELSELHAALTPIAEHLRGRRGKP; the protein is encoded by the coding sequence ATGGAGATGACGGAGACAGCCACGCGCTGGCTGACCGATGCGGAGCAGTGCGCCTGGCGCACCCACCTCGACGTCAGCAGGCTGCTGACACATCAGCTGGAGAGGGACCTCCAGCCGTTCGGCCTGACCATGAACGACTACGAGATCCTGGTCAATCTCTCCGAGTCCGACGACCAGCGGATGCGGATGAGCGATCTCGCCGCCGCCACCCTGCAGTCCAAGAGCAGGCTGTCGCACCAGGTCACCCGCATGGAGAACGCCGGCCTGGTCCGGCGCGAGCACTGCGAGTCGGACCGGCGCGGACTGTTCGCGGTCCTCACCGACGTCGGCGGTGACACGATGCGGAAGGTCGCGCCGCACCACGTCGAGTCGGTGCGCCGGCACTTCATGGACCTGCTCTCCCCCGACGAGCTCTCCGAACTGCACGCGGCGCTGACCCCGATCGCGGAGCACCTGCGCGGCCGGCGCGGCAAGCCGTAA
- a CDS encoding HAMP domain-containing sensor histidine kinase produces the protein MRSVRARAALGATLVVAVALTAAGLAVLLVLRGNLTDRAGLEAEVAAREVAGQLALGSTYAELELGDEEIHPVQVADEEGRVVAVSKDLEAISGTGAAGVEPVPSAPAPSPGDDDDDDDGGGVPARGEVSSDQPDYANGTATVDGDTADYRFAAVELTTDKDVTLTVHAGAPLAAEQEAVDTVRDSMLTGLPLMLLVVAGVTWLVTRRALRPVEGIRRELAAITASEDLGRRVPEPDSRDEIARLARTTNETLTVLEASVDRQRRFVADASHELRSPIASLRTQLEVGAAHPELLDVPGAVADTVRLQGLAADLLLLARLDAGERPGRAAVDLGALVREEVSQRTGDRIPPEVSVAGAVPLEATGSRGQLARVVGNLLDNAERHAERAVAVSVRAGRGEVVVEVTDDGAGVPEAERDRIFERFVRLDDARSRDDGGAGLGLAIARDVASRHGGTLSVGAAPGGGARFTLRLPAAGPEPAADSGREG, from the coding sequence GTGAGGTCCGTGCGGGCCAGGGCCGCGCTCGGAGCCACCCTGGTCGTGGCCGTCGCCCTGACGGCCGCGGGACTGGCCGTACTCCTGGTGCTGCGGGGCAATCTGACGGACCGGGCGGGGCTGGAGGCCGAGGTGGCGGCACGGGAGGTGGCCGGGCAGCTGGCCCTCGGATCGACGTACGCGGAGCTGGAGCTGGGCGACGAGGAGATCCACCCCGTCCAGGTGGCCGACGAGGAGGGGCGCGTGGTGGCCGTCTCCAAGGACCTGGAGGCGATCTCGGGGACGGGCGCGGCAGGGGTCGAACCGGTGCCGTCGGCCCCGGCCCCCAGCCCGGGGGACGATGACGACGACGATGACGGCGGGGGCGTCCCGGCCCGCGGTGAGGTGTCCTCCGACCAGCCGGACTACGCGAACGGCACCGCCACCGTCGACGGCGACACGGCCGACTACCGTTTCGCCGCCGTCGAGCTGACCACGGACAAGGACGTCACCCTGACCGTCCACGCCGGCGCCCCGCTCGCGGCCGAACAGGAGGCCGTGGACACCGTGCGCGACTCCATGCTGACCGGGCTGCCCCTCATGCTGCTCGTCGTCGCCGGAGTGACCTGGCTGGTCACCCGGCGCGCACTGCGGCCGGTCGAGGGCATCCGGCGGGAGCTGGCCGCGATCACCGCGTCCGAGGATCTGGGCCGCCGTGTTCCCGAGCCGGACTCACGGGACGAGATCGCGCGGCTGGCCCGCACCACCAACGAGACCCTGACCGTGCTGGAGGCGTCGGTCGACCGCCAGCGGCGTTTCGTCGCCGACGCCTCGCACGAACTGCGCAGCCCGATCGCCTCGCTCCGCACCCAGTTGGAGGTGGGGGCGGCCCACCCCGAGCTGCTGGACGTCCCCGGCGCGGTCGCCGACACGGTGCGGCTGCAGGGGCTGGCCGCGGACCTGCTGCTGCTCGCCCGGCTGGACGCGGGGGAGCGGCCGGGGCGCGCGGCGGTCGACCTGGGCGCGCTGGTCCGCGAGGAGGTCTCCCAGCGGACGGGCGACCGGATCCCGCCGGAGGTGTCCGTGGCGGGTGCGGTGCCGCTCGAAGCGACCGGATCGCGTGGGCAGTTGGCCCGGGTGGTGGGCAACCTCCTGGACAACGCCGAGCGCCACGCGGAGCGTGCGGTGGCGGTCTCGGTGCGGGCCGGCCGGGGTGAGGTGGTCGTCGAGGTCACCGACGACGGCGCGGGCGTGCCGGAGGCGGAGCGGGACCGCATCTTCGAGCGCTTCGTACGTCTGGACGACGCGCGCAGCCGCGACGACGGCGGGGCCGGGCTCGGTCTGGCCATCGCCCGTGACGTGGCCTCCCGGCACGGGGGCACCCTCTCGGTGGGTGCGGCGCCGGGAGGCGGGGCGCGGTTCACCCTGCGGCTGCCGGCGGCCGGGCCGGAGCCGGCGGCCGACAGCGGCCGGGAAGGGTGA
- a CDS encoding response regulator transcription factor — translation MRLLIVEDEKRLATSLARGLTAEGFAVDVVHDGLEGLHLAGQGVHDLVVLDIMLPGMNGYRICAALRAAGHETPILMLTAKDGEYDEAEGLDTGADDYLTKPFSYVVLVARVRALLRRRGGSASPVLTAGTLRMDTAARRVHRGEDEVALTAKEFAVLEQLVLRAGEVVSKADILEHVWDFAYDGDPNIVEVYISTLRRKLGAASIRTVRGAGYRLETL, via the coding sequence ATGCGCCTGTTGATCGTGGAGGACGAGAAGCGCCTCGCGACGTCCCTCGCCAGGGGACTCACCGCCGAGGGCTTCGCCGTCGACGTCGTGCACGACGGACTGGAGGGCCTCCACCTGGCCGGCCAGGGGGTCCACGACCTCGTGGTCCTCGACATCATGCTGCCAGGGATGAACGGCTACCGGATCTGTGCCGCCCTGCGTGCCGCCGGGCACGAGACGCCGATCCTGATGCTGACCGCGAAGGACGGGGAGTACGACGAGGCGGAGGGCCTGGACACGGGCGCCGACGACTACCTGACCAAGCCGTTCTCCTACGTCGTGCTCGTCGCCCGGGTCCGGGCGCTGCTGCGCCGCCGCGGCGGATCCGCCTCGCCGGTGCTGACCGCGGGGACGCTGCGGATGGACACGGCCGCCCGGCGGGTCCACCGCGGTGAGGACGAAGTCGCCCTCACCGCGAAGGAGTTCGCCGTCCTTGAGCAACTCGTGCTGCGGGCGGGCGAGGTGGTGAGCAAGGCGGACATCCTGGAGCACGTCTGGGACTTCGCCTACGACGGCGACCCGAACATCGTCGAGGTCTACATCAGCACCCTGCGCCGCAAGCTGGGCGCCGCCTCGATCCGTACGGTACGGGGCGCGGGCTACCGGTTGGAGACGCTGTGA
- a CDS encoding PepSY domain-containing protein produces MKRNIAIATLTAAVLVGGGLVTTAAFADSDSGVRDDRTASADRADGGSVPAGNAATTGRVGVDEAVGAALKAVPGTVTEAERDDDDDDHARAVWELDVYGSDNAWHDVTVDASSGKVLSDRKDDGDDRDGRAPRSAAVSLDAAVKAALGARPGTVTSVDLDDDGDDDRGERAPHWDVDVTGNDGKQYELHVDAGSGKVTADRDDDNDGDDD; encoded by the coding sequence ATGAAGCGCAACATCGCCATCGCCACCCTCACCGCGGCCGTACTCGTCGGCGGCGGGCTCGTCACGACCGCCGCCTTCGCCGACTCCGACAGCGGCGTCCGGGACGACCGGACGGCGTCGGCCGACCGGGCGGACGGGGGCTCCGTACCCGCCGGGAACGCGGCGACGACCGGGCGCGTCGGCGTCGACGAGGCCGTGGGCGCCGCGCTGAAGGCCGTACCGGGCACGGTCACCGAGGCCGAGCGGGACGATGACGACGACGACCACGCCCGTGCCGTCTGGGAGCTCGACGTGTACGGCTCGGACAATGCCTGGCACGACGTCACGGTGGACGCGTCGAGCGGCAAGGTGCTGTCCGACCGGAAGGACGACGGCGACGACCGCGACGGGCGCGCGCCCCGCTCCGCGGCGGTCTCCCTGGACGCGGCGGTGAAGGCGGCGCTCGGCGCGCGGCCCGGCACGGTGACGTCCGTGGACCTGGACGACGACGGCGACGACGACCGCGGTGAGCGGGCGCCGCACTGGGACGTCGACGTGACGGGCAACGACGGAAAGCAGTACGAACTGCACGTCGACGCGGGGAGCGGCAAGGTCACCGCGGACCGGGACGACGACAACGACGGCGACGACGACTGA
- the meaB gene encoding methylmalonyl Co-A mutase-associated GTPase MeaB produces the protein MKVDVPTLVEQAREGRPRAVARLISLVEGASPQLREVMAALAPLAGHAYVVGLTGSPGVGKSTSTSALVSAYRKAGKRVGVLAVDPSSPFSGGALLGDRVRMSEHASDPGVYIRSMATRGHLGGLAWSAPQAIRVLDAAGCDVILVETVGVGQSEVEIASQADTSVVLLAPGMGDGIQAAKAGILEIGDVYVVNKADRDGADATARELNHMLGLGESRGPGDWRPPIVKTVAARGEGVDEVVEALEKHRAWMEEHGVLDGRRTARAAREVETIAVTALRERIADLHGDRRLDALAERIVAGGLDPYAAADELVAGLTGRH, from the coding sequence GTGAAGGTGGACGTCCCCACCCTGGTCGAGCAGGCACGTGAGGGCAGGCCGCGTGCGGTGGCCCGGCTCATCTCCCTGGTGGAGGGTGCCTCGCCGCAGCTGCGGGAGGTGATGGCGGCGCTGGCACCGCTCGCGGGCCACGCCTACGTCGTCGGCCTGACCGGATCGCCGGGTGTCGGCAAGTCCACCTCGACCTCGGCGCTCGTCTCCGCCTACCGGAAGGCGGGGAAACGCGTCGGGGTCCTGGCGGTCGACCCGTCGTCGCCGTTCTCCGGGGGCGCGCTCCTCGGCGACCGGGTCCGGATGTCGGAGCACGCCTCCGACCCGGGCGTCTACATCCGCTCCATGGCCACCCGGGGCCATCTGGGGGGCCTCGCGTGGTCGGCGCCGCAGGCGATCCGGGTGCTGGACGCGGCGGGCTGCGACGTGATCCTCGTGGAGACGGTGGGAGTCGGCCAGTCGGAGGTGGAGATCGCCTCCCAGGCCGACACTTCCGTGGTGCTCCTCGCGCCCGGAATGGGCGACGGGATCCAGGCGGCCAAGGCCGGGATCCTGGAGATCGGCGACGTGTACGTGGTCAACAAGGCCGACCGGGACGGGGCGGACGCCACCGCCCGCGAGCTCAACCACATGCTGGGCCTGGGGGAGTCCCGGGGGCCCGGCGACTGGCGGCCGCCGATCGTGAAGACGGTCGCCGCCCGGGGCGAGGGCGTCGACGAGGTCGTCGAGGCGCTCGAGAAGCACCGGGCGTGGATGGAGGAGCACGGCGTCCTGGACGGGCGGCGCACCGCGCGTGCGGCCCGCGAGGTCGAGACGATCGCCGTCACCGCGCTGCGCGAGAGGATCGCCGATCTGCACGGCGACCGCCGGCTGGACGCGCTCGCGGAACGGATCGTGGCCGGCGGCCTCGACCCGTACGCGGCGGCGGACGAACTGGTAGCGGGACTCACCGGCAGGCACTGA
- a CDS encoding acetyl-CoA C-acetyltransferase, producing the protein MSGTTGTTSVIVAGARTPMGRLLGSLKSFSGADLGGFAIKAALDRAGIGGDQVDYVIMGQVLTAGAGQIPARQAAVKAGIPLNVPALTVNKVCLSGLDAIALADQLIRAGEFDVVVAGGQESMTNAPHLLPKSREGYKYGAIQMLDSMAHDGLTDAYENIPMGESTERHNTRLGLTRADQDEIGALSHQRAAAAQKNGVFEAEITPVEIPQRKGDPVLVSKDEGIRPETTTESLGKLRPAFSKDGTITAGTASQISDGAAAVVVMSKAKAEELGLEWIAEIGAHGNVAGPDTSLQSQPSNAIRHALKKEGIGVEDLDLIEINEAFGAVAVQSMKDLGVTSDKVNVNGGAIALGHPIGMSGARVVLHLALELKRRGGGTGAAALCGGGGQGDALIIRVPGK; encoded by the coding sequence ATGTCTGGAACGACCGGAACCACCTCAGTGATCGTCGCGGGCGCGCGTACGCCCATGGGCCGGCTCCTCGGCTCGCTGAAGAGCTTCTCCGGGGCCGACCTCGGAGGCTTCGCCATCAAGGCGGCGCTGGACCGCGCCGGGATCGGCGGCGACCAGGTCGACTACGTGATCATGGGCCAGGTGCTCACTGCCGGGGCCGGGCAGATCCCGGCGCGCCAGGCCGCCGTCAAGGCCGGGATCCCGCTGAACGTCCCCGCGCTCACCGTCAACAAGGTGTGCCTCTCGGGTCTCGACGCGATCGCCCTCGCGGACCAGCTGATCCGGGCCGGCGAGTTCGACGTCGTGGTGGCCGGCGGCCAGGAGTCCATGACCAACGCCCCGCACCTGCTGCCGAAGTCCCGCGAGGGATACAAGTACGGCGCGATCCAGATGCTCGACTCGATGGCCCACGACGGTCTGACCGACGCCTACGAGAACATCCCGATGGGCGAGTCCACCGAGAGGCACAACACCCGGCTGGGCCTGACCCGCGCCGACCAGGACGAGATCGGCGCCCTATCCCACCAGCGCGCCGCCGCCGCCCAGAAGAACGGCGTCTTCGAGGCCGAGATCACCCCGGTCGAGATCCCGCAGCGCAAGGGGGACCCGGTCCTCGTCTCGAAGGACGAGGGCATCCGCCCCGAGACGACCACCGAGTCGCTCGGCAAGCTGCGCCCCGCCTTCTCCAAGGACGGCACCATCACCGCCGGCACCGCGTCGCAGATCTCCGACGGGGCCGCCGCGGTCGTCGTCATGAGCAAGGCGAAGGCGGAGGAGCTGGGCCTGGAGTGGATCGCCGAGATCGGTGCCCACGGCAATGTGGCGGGCCCGGACACCTCGCTCCAGTCGCAGCCGTCCAACGCCATCCGGCACGCGCTGAAGAAGGAGGGCATCGGCGTCGAGGACCTCGACCTCATCGAGATCAACGAGGCCTTCGGGGCCGTCGCGGTCCAGTCGATGAAGGACCTCGGCGTCACCTCCGACAAGGTGAACGTGAACGGCGGCGCGATCGCGCTCGGCCACCCCATCGGCATGTCCGGCGCCCGTGTGGTGCTGCACCTCGCGCTGGAGCTGAAGCGGCGCGGCGGCGGCACCGGGGCGGCGGCGCTGTGCGGCGGCGGCGGTCAGGGCGACGCGTTGATCATCCGCGTACCGGGCAAGTAG
- the mce gene encoding methylmalonyl-CoA epimerase, which yields MLTRIDHIGIACFDLDRTVEFYRATYGFEVHHTEINEEQGVREAMLKINDTSDGGSSYLQLLEPTREDSAVGKWLAKNGEGVHHIAFGTADVDGDAAGIRDKGVRVLYDEPRTGSMGSRITFLHPKDCHGVLTELVTSAEEH from the coding sequence ATGCTGACGCGAATCGACCACATCGGAATCGCCTGCTTCGACCTCGACAGGACGGTGGAGTTCTACCGCGCGACCTACGGCTTCGAAGTGCACCACACCGAGATCAACGAGGAGCAGGGCGTCCGGGAGGCCATGCTGAAGATCAACGACACCTCTGACGGCGGGTCTTCCTACCTCCAGCTGCTCGAACCGACCCGGGAGGACTCGGCCGTCGGCAAGTGGCTGGCCAAGAACGGCGAGGGCGTGCACCACATCGCCTTCGGGACGGCGGACGTCGACGGGGACGCCGCCGGCATCCGCGACAAGGGCGTCCGGGTGCTGTACGACGAGCCCAGGACCGGATCGATGGGCTCCCGGATCACCTTCCTCCACCCCAAGGACTGCCACGGTGTGCTGACCGAACTGGTCACCTCGGCCGAAGAGCACTGA